From the genome of Paraburkholderia aromaticivorans, one region includes:
- a CDS encoding phage holin family protein, translated as MTIDTQSQRGEHSPLRRIIGSVFAILQTRLELVGIELAEEKDRLLGVLFLGLAAMMLATMALIALTALIAIAFWDTYRWQALASITAVYAIAGLACALKARSGLRNAPMVFEATIAEFEKDRDVFRKP; from the coding sequence ATGACGATCGACACACAATCGCAGCGCGGAGAACATAGTCCGTTACGCCGCATCATCGGTTCCGTGTTTGCCATTCTGCAAACGCGGCTGGAACTGGTTGGCATCGAACTCGCCGAAGAAAAGGACCGTTTGCTAGGCGTGCTGTTCCTCGGCCTTGCCGCCATGATGCTCGCCACCATGGCCTTGATCGCGCTCACAGCGCTGATCGCCATCGCATTCTGGGACACCTACCGCTGGCAGGCGCTTGCCAGCATCACCGCGGTCTATGCGATTGCGGGACTGGCCTGTGCGCTGAAAGCCCGCAGCGGCTTGCGCAATGCGCCGATGGTGTTCGAAGCGACCATTGCCGAGTTCGAAAAAGACCGCGACGTGTTCCGCAAACCGTGA
- a CDS encoding DUF3318 domain-containing protein: MSQTHSDTAFRNKRHQAKDLSAPHLRALRKELLLVRADVERMELAQATMDLRQAVTHFSWLKFILPGFGGMRVGHGSKTSFLNAGSIGALLKQYPLISSIVSIILAKPLRATVAAGAKPVFKWGSLALAGWEAYRIWQQMKRDSAAAPGDKADSTDSGY; this comes from the coding sequence ATGAGCCAGACCCATTCCGATACCGCATTCCGTAACAAGCGCCACCAGGCCAAAGATCTGAGCGCACCCCATCTGCGAGCGCTGCGCAAGGAACTGCTGCTGGTGCGCGCGGACGTCGAGCGTATGGAACTTGCTCAGGCGACCATGGATCTACGGCAAGCGGTCACGCACTTCAGCTGGCTCAAGTTCATCCTGCCGGGTTTTGGCGGCATGCGCGTGGGCCACGGCTCGAAGACAAGCTTTCTCAACGCGGGGAGCATCGGCGCCCTGCTCAAGCAGTATCCGCTCATCAGTTCTATCGTTTCGATCATCCTCGCCAAGCCGCTGCGCGCAACGGTCGCAGCCGGCGCCAAACCCGTGTTCAAGTGGGGCAGTCTCGCCCTGGCCGGCTGGGAAGCGTATCGAATCTGGCAACAGATGAAACGGGACTCCGCCGCGGCGCCAGGCGATAAGGCCGACTCGACGGACAGCGGTTATTGA
- a CDS encoding type IV pilin protein, with protein sequence MKLSSTSGFTLLELMIALAITAALAVFAVPSYRSHVARTHRIDAASALYRAAQFVEGVTSDSVPVLPPGLDQAPQFGTPVYRLHVLPADDANGGYAIEAAPSDSGPMHDDPCGIFTLDATGLRGNKSEANGGVSGGANGGANSEKSVLPPASGDCWNTS encoded by the coding sequence ATGAAGCTGTCGTCTACATCCGGCTTTACGTTGCTCGAATTGATGATCGCGCTGGCGATCACGGCCGCGCTGGCGGTGTTTGCAGTGCCTTCGTACCGTAGCCATGTCGCGCGAACTCATCGAATCGATGCAGCCTCCGCGCTCTATCGCGCAGCCCAATTCGTCGAGGGAGTGACGAGCGACAGCGTCCCGGTATTGCCGCCGGGCCTCGACCAGGCGCCGCAATTCGGCACGCCAGTCTACCGCCTGCACGTACTGCCCGCGGACGATGCTAATGGCGGCTATGCCATAGAGGCGGCGCCGAGTGACTCCGGCCCGATGCACGATGATCCATGCGGCATTTTCACACTCGATGCGACAGGATTACGCGGCAATAAAAGCGAGGCAAATGGCGGGGTGAGCGGCGGGGCAAACGGCGGGGCAAACAGCGAGAAAAGCGTTTTGCCACCCGCGAGCGGCGACTGCTGGAACACAAGCTAG
- a CDS encoding pilus assembly PilX family protein: protein MMLATSAVWFETSLAAARSATNVREYLQAFHAADSALTLCARNVIAAAAVQSAPLPYASGEPTQWKLEAAFDAGAMTPVAQWPDSLRAPQCLIEAWRLAARADARAYLLTSRGFGRTKESQVWLQMELVIDGEKIERHWRRVAARPF from the coding sequence ATGATGTTGGCTACTTCCGCGGTCTGGTTCGAGACATCGCTCGCTGCGGCGCGCAGCGCCACCAACGTTCGCGAATACCTGCAAGCTTTTCATGCCGCGGATTCGGCGTTGACATTGTGTGCCCGCAATGTAATTGCAGCGGCAGCCGTCCAGAGCGCACCGTTGCCGTACGCATCGGGCGAGCCGACCCAGTGGAAACTCGAAGCCGCGTTCGACGCCGGCGCCATGACGCCGGTGGCGCAATGGCCCGACTCGTTACGCGCGCCGCAATGTCTGATCGAGGCCTGGCGTCTTGCCGCTCGCGCCGATGCTCGGGCGTATTTATTGACTTCGCGCGGCTTCGGCCGGACGAAGGAGTCACAGGTGTGGTTGCAGATGGAACTGGTAATCGATGGCGAGAAGATCGAACGTCATTGGCGCCGCGTCGCCGCCAGGCCTTTTTGA
- a CDS encoding PilW family protein: protein MRRRPNRARGHTLVEFAIAMALGLLVSAGAVSLYTTQRSAFEHASDAMRIREAGLIALTLIGQQLQMAGFVPADVARYTRPAPLFGCSGGRPVGADDSLACETLPSHSDGVAVRYVGDNVSTWPSASGQTTDCLGQAVTGASAALGDKGVQVVNRYFARVSGSSGEPELYCEGNGKTGSAQPLVEGVERVRIKYWVAGALAALDASAVSADQWARIVAVDLCVLVRGAPQGQRSRYVDCDGVSASAADFRPRQAFSRRVAIRNHAEDSP from the coding sequence ATGAGGCGGCGACCGAATCGTGCTCGCGGCCACACGCTGGTCGAATTTGCGATTGCTATGGCGCTTGGGCTGCTGGTGAGCGCGGGTGCCGTCTCGCTTTATACGACGCAGCGCAGCGCATTCGAACATGCGAGCGATGCAATGCGGATCCGCGAAGCCGGTCTGATTGCGCTGACGCTGATCGGCCAGCAATTGCAAATGGCCGGCTTCGTACCCGCGGATGTCGCACGGTACACCCGTCCCGCGCCGTTGTTCGGCTGTTCGGGTGGCCGCCCGGTCGGCGCCGACGACAGCCTTGCCTGCGAGACCCTGCCCAGTCATTCGGACGGTGTCGCGGTTCGCTATGTCGGTGACAACGTCTCCACATGGCCATCCGCCAGCGGACAGACAACCGACTGCCTCGGGCAGGCCGTGACCGGCGCCAGCGCGGCGCTCGGCGACAAGGGCGTGCAGGTCGTGAATCGGTACTTCGCCAGAGTCAGCGGTTCGTCCGGTGAGCCGGAGCTTTACTGTGAAGGCAACGGTAAGACCGGGTCCGCGCAGCCGCTGGTCGAAGGTGTCGAGCGCGTGCGGATCAAGTACTGGGTGGCCGGCGCGCTGGCTGCGCTCGACGCGTCGGCTGTGTCTGCCGATCAATGGGCGAGGATCGTCGCGGTCGATCTCTGCGTGCTCGTGCGCGGCGCGCCACAAGGACAGCGTTCGCGCTACGTCGATTGCGACGGCGTGAGCGCTTCAGCCGCCGATTTCCGGCCGCGCCAGGCGTTCTCACGGCGTGTGGCGATACGCAATCACGCGGAGGACTCGCCGTGA
- a CDS encoding type IV pilus modification PilV family protein, producing MSQSTQKRHSRRCESTCGGSSLIEVMLAVALMAVTALGLIGGQLWTAREARAMSVREHAVWIADSVAEAACAPSAADSAIRQWSARATLVLPHGVAAVRENAGVSAARVTWAALPDMPRPDDVIDKPAPCGGADIPVGASCVALAFAK from the coding sequence ATGAGCCAATCCACGCAGAAGCGGCACTCGCGCCGCTGCGAGTCGACGTGTGGCGGCAGCTCACTGATCGAGGTCATGCTGGCTGTCGCCTTGATGGCGGTCACGGCGTTAGGCTTGATCGGCGGTCAATTGTGGACCGCGCGTGAAGCCCGTGCGATGTCCGTGCGCGAACACGCCGTGTGGATCGCCGATTCCGTCGCGGAAGCGGCGTGCGCGCCCTCCGCGGCGGACTCTGCAATCAGGCAATGGAGCGCGCGGGCAACACTGGTTCTACCGCATGGCGTTGCCGCGGTGCGCGAGAACGCCGGTGTGTCCGCCGCACGCGTCACGTGGGCCGCGTTGCCCGATATGCCGCGTCCCGACGACGTGATCGACAAGCCAGCACCCTGCGGCGGAGCGGATATTCCCGTGGGCGCGTCGTGCGTAGCACTGGCGTTTGCAAAATGA
- a CDS encoding GspH/FimT family pseudopilin — protein sequence MKWNAVRPPRCRGFTLVEMLAVVALLAVIAVMGTPSFVAWYVRDQVDARARVLASTLAYARSEALRQGARVTVCRTDTARHCLAAGQPCGNGVADWSCGWAVLAERGGTLSLLRAQPLLAAVSITGTQTNLTFTPPAGQLIGTFRSFDVAPRAPSRATQGAKWRRCIRIAAGGRARTTEGACGAAS from the coding sequence ATGAAATGGAATGCCGTTCGCCCGCCGCGATGCCGCGGCTTCACGCTTGTCGAAATGCTGGCCGTCGTCGCGCTGCTGGCCGTGATCGCTGTAATGGGTACGCCGTCGTTCGTAGCGTGGTACGTGCGCGATCAGGTCGACGCCCGCGCGAGGGTGCTTGCTTCGACGCTTGCTTATGCGCGCAGTGAAGCATTGCGCCAGGGCGCACGTGTCACGGTGTGCCGGACCGACACGGCACGGCATTGCCTTGCCGCAGGGCAGCCGTGCGGCAATGGCGTGGCTGACTGGTCCTGTGGTTGGGCTGTGCTGGCCGAGCGAGGCGGCACGTTATCGCTATTGCGCGCGCAGCCTTTGCTCGCGGCCGTGAGCATTACCGGCACACAGACGAATCTCACGTTCACGCCACCGGCGGGGCAATTGATCGGCACGTTTCGCAGTTTCGATGTCGCGCCGCGTGCACCGTCAAGGGCCACCCAAGGGGCCAAGTGGCGGCGCTGCATTCGCATTGCAGCGGGCGGCCGGGCGCGGACGACCGAGGGCGCGTGCGGAGCGGCGTCATGA
- the nrdR gene encoding transcriptional regulator NrdR, giving the protein MHCPFCRHADTQVVDSRVSEDGATIRRRRRCPACDKRFTTYERVELALPSVVKKDGSRTEFDRRKIVASMQLALRKRPVAADAIDAAVARIEYQLLGSGEREVRSERLGELVMNELRALDTIAYVRFASVYRRFEDVSEFEDVIEEFRRASSPPKPSRKR; this is encoded by the coding sequence ATGCACTGCCCCTTCTGCCGTCACGCCGATACGCAGGTTGTCGACTCGCGCGTATCCGAAGACGGCGCAACGATTCGCCGGCGCCGCCGCTGCCCAGCCTGCGACAAACGTTTCACGACGTATGAGCGGGTCGAGCTGGCGTTGCCGTCGGTCGTCAAGAAGGATGGCAGCCGCACCGAATTCGACCGCCGCAAGATCGTCGCGAGCATGCAACTGGCGCTGCGCAAGCGCCCGGTGGCAGCAGACGCGATCGACGCGGCGGTTGCCCGCATCGAGTATCAGTTGCTCGGCAGCGGCGAGCGCGAAGTGCGCAGCGAGCGCCTCGGCGAACTCGTGATGAACGAGTTGCGGGCGCTCGATACCATTGCCTACGTGCGTTTTGCTTCTGTTTACCGGCGCTTTGAAGACGTCTCCGAATTCGAGGACGTGATCGAAGAATTCCGCCGCGCCTCTTCTCCCCCCAAGCCTTCCCGCAAACGCTAA
- the glyA gene encoding serine hydroxymethyltransferase, with protein MFDRAQSTIANVDPELWKVIEQENRRQEEHIELIASENYTSPAVMAAQGSQLTNKYAEGYPGKRYYGGCEYVDVAEQLAIDRVKQLFGAEAANVQPNSGSQANQGVFFAMLKPGDTIMGMSLAHGGHLTHGSPVNMSGKWFNVVSYGLNEAEDIDYDAAEKLAQEHKPKLIVAGASAFALRIDFERFAKIAKSVGAYFMVDMAHYAGLIAAGVYPNPVPHADFVTTTTHKSLRGPRGGVILMKAEFEKQINSAIFPGIQGGPLMHVIAGKAVAFKEALSPEFKAYQQQVVENARVLAETLVKRGLRIVSGRTESHVMLVDLRAKKITGKAAEAALGAAHITVNKNAIPNDPEKPFVTSGVRLGSPAMTTRGFGAKEAEQVGNLIADVLDNPEDAATIERVRAQVAELTQRFPVYR; from the coding sequence ATGTTTGACAGAGCCCAAAGCACCATCGCCAACGTCGATCCTGAACTCTGGAAGGTCATCGAGCAGGAAAACCGCCGTCAGGAAGAGCATATCGAACTGATCGCGTCGGAAAACTACACGAGCCCGGCTGTCATGGCTGCGCAAGGCTCGCAACTCACGAACAAGTACGCCGAAGGGTATCCGGGCAAGCGCTACTACGGCGGCTGCGAGTACGTGGACGTCGCCGAGCAGCTGGCGATCGACCGCGTGAAGCAACTGTTCGGCGCGGAAGCCGCCAACGTGCAGCCTAACTCCGGCTCGCAGGCCAACCAGGGTGTGTTCTTCGCCATGCTCAAGCCGGGCGACACGATCATGGGCATGAGCCTCGCGCACGGTGGCCACCTCACGCACGGTTCGCCGGTCAACATGTCGGGCAAGTGGTTCAACGTGGTCAGCTACGGTCTGAACGAGGCCGAAGACATCGACTACGATGCCGCGGAGAAGCTCGCTCAGGAGCACAAGCCGAAGCTGATCGTGGCGGGCGCATCCGCGTTCGCGCTGCGTATCGATTTCGAACGCTTCGCGAAAATCGCCAAGTCGGTCGGCGCGTACTTCATGGTCGACATGGCGCATTACGCCGGTCTGATCGCCGCCGGCGTGTATCCGAACCCGGTGCCGCACGCCGATTTCGTCACCACCACCACGCACAAGAGCCTGCGCGGCCCGCGTGGCGGCGTGATCCTGATGAAGGCCGAGTTCGAAAAGCAGATCAACTCGGCCATCTTCCCGGGTATTCAGGGCGGACCTCTGATGCACGTGATCGCCGGCAAGGCTGTCGCGTTCAAGGAAGCGCTGTCGCCGGAGTTCAAGGCATACCAGCAGCAAGTCGTCGAAAATGCGCGCGTGCTGGCGGAGACGCTGGTCAAGCGTGGTCTGCGTATCGTGTCGGGCCGCACGGAAAGCCACGTGATGCTCGTCGACCTGCGCGCGAAGAAGATCACCGGCAAGGCTGCGGAAGCCGCGCTGGGCGCCGCTCACATCACGGTCAACAAGAACGCGATCCCGAACGATCCGGAAAAGCCGTTCGTCACGAGCGGCGTGCGCCTCGGCTCGCCGGCCATGACCACGCGCGGCTTCGGCGCGAAGGAAGCCGAGCAGGTGGGTAACCTGATCGCCGACGTGCTGGACAACCCGGAAGACGCCGCCACGATCGAACGTGTGCGCGCGCAGGTGGCCGAGCTGACCCAGCGCTTCCCGGTTTACCGTTAA
- the ydfG gene encoding bifunctional NADP-dependent 3-hydroxy acid dehydrogenase/3-hydroxypropionate dehydrogenase YdfG, translated as MIVFVTGASAGFGAAIARAFVKGGHRVVATARRKDRLQALADELGDALLPYELDVRDRAAVEAVPASLPADFAAIDVLVNNAGLALGIEPAQKASLDEWNTMIETNCTGLVQVTHALLPGMVERNRGHIFNLGSAAGSWPYAGGNVYGATKAFVHQFSLNLRADVAGTALRVTNVEPGLCGGTEFSNVRFRGDDGKAAKMYENVQPLTPEDIADSIYWIATRPAHVNINTIELMPVAQSFAALSVYRG; from the coding sequence ATGATCGTGTTCGTCACCGGAGCGTCCGCGGGATTCGGCGCCGCTATCGCTCGTGCCTTTGTCAAGGGTGGCCACCGTGTCGTCGCCACGGCACGCCGCAAGGACCGCCTGCAGGCACTTGCCGACGAGCTCGGCGACGCACTTCTGCCGTATGAGCTCGACGTGCGCGACCGCGCCGCCGTCGAAGCCGTTCCGGCCTCGCTGCCGGCGGATTTCGCCGCAATCGACGTGCTGGTCAACAACGCCGGCCTCGCGCTCGGCATCGAGCCGGCGCAGAAAGCGAGTCTCGACGAATGGAACACCATGATCGAGACCAATTGCACGGGCCTCGTGCAGGTCACGCATGCGTTGCTGCCCGGCATGGTGGAGCGCAATCGCGGCCACATTTTCAATCTGGGCTCGGCGGCCGGCAGCTGGCCGTATGCGGGTGGCAACGTTTACGGGGCCACCAAGGCGTTCGTGCATCAGTTCAGCCTGAATCTGCGCGCCGACGTGGCCGGCACCGCGCTGCGGGTGACCAACGTCGAACCCGGCCTGTGCGGCGGCACCGAGTTCTCGAACGTCCGTTTTCGCGGCGACGACGGCAAAGCCGCCAAAATGTACGAGAACGTCCAGCCGCTGACGCCCGAAGACATCGCGGACTCGATCTACTGGATCGCCACTCGCCCGGCGCACGTGAATATCAACACGATCGAGCTGATGCCGGTGGCTCAATCGTTCGCCGCTTTGTCCGTTTATCGCGGCTAA
- the ybgC gene encoding tol-pal system-associated acyl-CoA thioesterase — MRRMNMSTSQPGTEIGYTWPIRVYYEDTDAGGIVFYANYLKFFERARTEWLRACGVDQNRLVEESGAIFIVRSTAVDYRAPARLDDVVNVVSRIERLGRASVDFAQEAWRDGTLLATGSIRVGCVDRIALRPAAIPPPVLAALRRGPGMSAGGVNGP; from the coding sequence ATGCGCCGCATGAATATGTCGACCAGCCAGCCCGGCACGGAAATCGGCTACACGTGGCCCATTCGCGTGTACTACGAAGATACCGACGCCGGCGGCATCGTGTTTTACGCGAACTATCTGAAATTTTTTGAACGGGCGCGCACCGAATGGCTGCGCGCATGTGGCGTCGACCAGAATCGGCTCGTGGAAGAATCGGGCGCGATCTTCATCGTCCGCAGCACCGCGGTCGATTATCGGGCGCCGGCCCGGCTCGACGACGTGGTCAACGTGGTCAGCCGGATCGAGCGTCTTGGCAGAGCATCGGTCGATTTCGCGCAGGAAGCGTGGCGCGACGGCACGCTGCTTGCTACCGGTTCCATCCGCGTAGGTTGCGTCGACCGCATTGCGCTGCGGCCGGCCGCGATTCCTCCACCGGTCCTCGCCGCTTTGCGGCGCGGGCCGGGCATGAGCGCCGGCGGTGTCAACGGACCATGA
- the tolQ gene encoding protein TolQ yields the protein MNTTQDLSIVSLVLNASLLAQAVMALLLLLSLLSWTFIFRKWFAIRRARAQTERFERDFWSGGDLQALYQSAANNRHTIGALERIFESGMREFLKGKEKRLNDSGAILDGARRAMRAAFQREMDVLEANLAFLASVGSVSPYIGLFGTVWGIMNAFRGLANVQQATLANVAPGIAEALTATAIGLFAAIPAVVAYNRYAHDIDRLAIRFETFIEEFSNILQRQAQ from the coding sequence ATGAACACTACACAAGATCTGTCGATCGTTTCCCTCGTACTCAATGCGAGCCTGCTGGCGCAGGCCGTGATGGCGCTGCTGCTGTTGTTGTCGCTGTTGTCGTGGACCTTCATCTTCCGCAAGTGGTTTGCGATCCGCCGGGCGCGCGCGCAAACTGAACGCTTCGAACGCGATTTCTGGTCGGGTGGCGACCTGCAGGCGCTTTATCAGAGCGCCGCGAACAACCGTCACACGATCGGCGCGCTGGAGCGGATTTTCGAGTCCGGCATGCGCGAATTCCTGAAAGGCAAGGAAAAGCGCCTGAACGATTCCGGTGCGATTCTCGACGGCGCACGGCGCGCCATGCGTGCGGCGTTCCAGCGTGAAATGGACGTGCTCGAAGCCAATCTCGCCTTTCTCGCGTCGGTCGGTTCGGTCAGCCCGTATATCGGTCTGTTCGGCACGGTATGGGGGATCATGAATGCGTTTCGCGGCCTCGCCAACGTACAGCAGGCCACGCTGGCGAACGTCGCGCCGGGCATCGCCGAAGCGCTGACCGCTACCGCAATTGGCCTGTTCGCTGCGATTCCGGCCGTGGTTGCCTACAATCGCTACGCGCACGACATCGACCGTCTGGCGATCCGCTTCGAGACCTTCATCGAAGAATTCTCGAACATCTTGCAGCGTCAGGCACAGTAA
- the tolR gene encoding protein TolR, with protein sequence MAGSRSSSMRGSRSRRAMADINVVPYIDVMLVLLVIFMVTAPLVAPSIVNLPTVGGAAPQQQTPPVIVNIRADGNMSVKYKDDSGAQQQEDMTKADLNGFIAERAQSHPDQPVVIAADKTVKYEVVMNVMSELKARGVKRVGLLVKSQ encoded by the coding sequence ATGGCAGGCTCTCGCTCCTCCAGCATGCGCGGCAGCCGCTCGCGCCGCGCGATGGCCGACATCAACGTCGTGCCGTATATCGACGTGATGCTCGTGCTGCTCGTGATCTTCATGGTGACCGCGCCGCTCGTCGCTCCGTCGATCGTCAATCTGCCGACCGTCGGTGGCGCCGCGCCGCAGCAGCAAACACCGCCCGTCATCGTGAATATTCGCGCGGACGGCAACATGAGCGTCAAATATAAGGACGATTCGGGTGCGCAGCAGCAGGAAGACATGACGAAGGCCGATCTGAACGGCTTCATCGCCGAGCGCGCGCAGTCGCATCCTGATCAGCCCGTCGTCATCGCCGCCGACAAGACGGTCAAATACGAAGTCGTGATGAACGTGATGTCCGAGCTCAAGGCTCGCGGCGTCAAGCGCGTTGGATTGCTCGTCAAATCGCAATGA
- the tolA gene encoding cell envelope integrity protein TolA: MIRKNSEYPLQPPRERGTGRAFAFALVMHALLGFFLYHGIQWQNSTPEGAEAELWTEVPDTAIPRPVPPPPVPVAPAPPVRDEQADIALQEKKRQQQEAARQAQLAEQQRQQKLQAQQEAEARRQQQLAAEQAAQLAAQKAAAAKQKQLQQQQQQQEASKLKQQQLAEQQKQQQLKEQQQEQQQKQAEAEAQKKADAQKAAKAKAQADAAAQAKKLDAERRARLAQMQGLAAAGTGSTTSDGLGKSGTGSGSGGTATSPGYSDKVRRAVRPNITWGGETSGLETVVSVRCSPTGTLLGASISRSSGNAAWDDAALRAVQRTDPMPQDINGKTPTSFLITLRPAS; the protein is encoded by the coding sequence ATGATCCGCAAGAACTCCGAATACCCGCTCCAGCCACCGCGTGAACGCGGCACCGGGCGAGCCTTTGCGTTCGCGCTGGTGATGCACGCGCTGCTCGGGTTCTTTCTGTATCACGGCATTCAGTGGCAAAACAGTACGCCCGAAGGCGCGGAAGCGGAGCTGTGGACCGAAGTGCCCGATACGGCAATCCCGCGTCCCGTTCCGCCACCGCCCGTGCCGGTCGCCCCCGCTCCGCCGGTGCGCGACGAACAGGCCGACATTGCGTTGCAGGAGAAGAAACGGCAGCAACAGGAAGCGGCTCGCCAGGCTCAGTTGGCCGAACAGCAACGTCAACAGAAGCTGCAGGCCCAGCAGGAAGCCGAGGCCAGGCGCCAGCAGCAGCTAGCGGCGGAACAGGCCGCGCAACTCGCCGCGCAGAAAGCTGCGGCAGCCAAACAGAAACAACTGCAGCAACAACAGCAACAACAGGAAGCCAGCAAGCTGAAGCAACAGCAACTGGCCGAACAGCAAAAGCAGCAGCAGTTGAAAGAACAGCAGCAGGAACAGCAACAGAAGCAAGCCGAGGCTGAAGCGCAGAAGAAGGCCGACGCGCAGAAAGCCGCGAAGGCAAAGGCGCAAGCCGACGCCGCGGCGCAAGCGAAGAAACTGGATGCGGAGCGTCGCGCGCGGCTCGCGCAGATGCAGGGCCTCGCCGCCGCCGGCACCGGCTCGACCACCAGCGACGGGCTTGGAAAGAGTGGCACGGGCAGCGGCTCGGGTGGCACGGCGACCTCGCCGGGCTACTCGGACAAGGTGCGTCGCGCAGTGCGCCCGAACATCACGTGGGGCGGTGAGACCAGCGGTCTGGAGACGGTCGTTTCCGTGCGCTGCTCGCCGACTGGCACCTTGCTTGGCGCATCGATTTCGCGCAGCAGCGGCAATGCGGCGTGGGACGACGCAGCGCTGCGGGCCGTCCAGCGTACTGATCCGATGCCTCAGGACATCAATGGCAAGACACCGACCAGCTTCCTGATCACGTTGCGCCCGGCCAGTTGA
- the tolB gene encoding Tol-Pal system beta propeller repeat protein TolB: protein MSLMTKLGLRTLVASCLIAVGGAANAQLNVLVTGVGSTQFPIATANFANEANSPQQVSTIVRQDLQRSGKFTNIDAGSTPVAETDSVDLGSWKAKGANAFVSGSVNRLPNGQYEVRFKLYDTVKGESLGGLVLVSPESGLRMSAHKVADYIYAKLMGGRGVFATRLSYVIKTGGRYQLQISDSDGQDAHIALSSPEPIISPAWSPDGTKVAYVSFEKKKPIVYIHDLPTGRRIVVSDQKGNNSAPAWSPDGRTLAVALSRTGNTQIFAVNADGSGLRRLTQGSSIDTEPCFSPDGQSIYFTSDRGGQPQIYKMSAQGENAGAAQRVTFTGSYNTSPRVSPDGKQLAYISRVGGGFKLYIQDLQGNTATGLTDTTHDESPSFAANGQYILYATQVNGRGVLAAVSTDGRTRQVLSVQGGSVREPSWGPFMQ, encoded by the coding sequence ATGAGTTTGATGACCAAGCTAGGCCTGCGGACACTTGTAGCGTCGTGCCTGATCGCCGTCGGCGGCGCTGCCAACGCACAACTCAACGTCCTCGTAACGGGCGTCGGGTCCACCCAGTTTCCGATCGCCACGGCGAATTTCGCCAATGAAGCGAACTCGCCACAGCAGGTCAGCACGATCGTGCGTCAGGATCTGCAGCGCAGCGGCAAATTCACGAACATCGACGCGGGCTCCACGCCGGTTGCCGAAACGGATTCCGTCGACCTCGGCAGCTGGAAGGCCAAGGGCGCCAACGCATTCGTGTCGGGCAGCGTGAACCGTTTGCCGAACGGCCAATATGAAGTGCGCTTCAAGCTGTACGACACCGTCAAGGGCGAAAGCCTCGGCGGTCTCGTACTCGTGAGCCCGGAAAGCGGCTTGCGCATGAGCGCGCACAAGGTCGCGGACTACATCTACGCGAAGCTGATGGGCGGCCGCGGCGTGTTCGCCACACGCCTGTCGTACGTCATCAAGACGGGCGGCCGTTATCAGTTGCAGATCTCCGACTCGGACGGCCAGGACGCGCACATCGCGCTGTCGAGCCCCGAGCCGATCATCTCGCCGGCATGGTCGCCTGACGGCACCAAGGTCGCTTACGTTTCGTTCGAAAAGAAAAAGCCGATCGTCTACATTCACGATCTGCCCACGGGTCGCCGCATCGTGGTTTCGGACCAGAAGGGCAACAACAGTGCGCCGGCGTGGTCGCCGGACGGACGCACGCTGGCCGTCGCGCTCTCGCGCACCGGCAACACGCAGATCTTCGCCGTCAATGCGGACGGCAGCGGCCTGCGCCGTCTCACGCAAGGCAGCTCGATCGACACCGAGCCGTGCTTCTCGCCTGACGGCCAGTCGATCTATTTCACCAGCGACCGTGGCGGCCAGCCGCAAATCTACAAGATGTCGGCCCAAGGCGAAAACGCCGGCGCCGCACAGCGCGTCACGTTCACGGGCAGCTACAACACCAGCCCGCGCGTGAGCCCGGACGGCAAACAGCTCGCTTATATCTCCCGCGTCGGCGGCGGGTTCAAGCTTTATATCCAGGACCTGCAAGGCAACACGGCCACAGGCCTGACGGACACGACACATGACGAATCGCCGAGCTTCGCGGCGAACGGTCAGTACATTCTTTACGCCACACAGGTGAACGGCCGTGGCGTGTTGGCCGCAGTATCGACCGACGGTCGCACTCGGCAGGTCCTGTCCGTTCAGGGTGGCAGCGTACGCGAGCCGTCCTGGGGCCCGTTTATGCAATAA